AGACCATGCCGGACGATCACGCTTCGTGGCAGAGATGCAACGACATGATCGTTGCGTGGATTATTAATTCTATTGACTCGGATATTGCTGATAGTATCCTATATATGACTGATGCTCATGCGATATGGGAGGAATTGCGTGAGCGATATTGTCAAAGTAATGCTCCCCGAATTTTCCAAATACAACGGGACATTGCTTCACTTACACAAGATCAACTTTCCATTGCTGCGTATTACACGAAGATGAAAAGTTTGTGGGATGAATTGTCGTCATACAGTGAATCTGTTTCTTGCACCTGTGGAGCACAGAATGAGAGGAACAAGTTGATGCAATTTCTTATGGGACTCAATGACTCCTATAGTGCTGTTCGAGGACAGCTCCTGTTGATGAATCCTTTACCTACGGTTCGTCAAGCCTATGCATCTATTTCCCAGGAGGAGAAGCAACGAAGCCTTGCTTCTTCTCGAGTTACTACAGACGTAGCAGCTATGGCAGTACGTCAACCTAGTTCAAAGTCTTCTAATCGCAAACCTTTGCATTGCACTCATTGCGATCAAGACTACCATACCATTGATACCTGTTATCAGCTTCATGGATATCCACCAGGACACCGTTTGCATAAAGTTAAACCACAGAAAGGAAACCAGCGACCAAAAAAAGATCGGGGATCTTCCTCGGCGAATCATGTCTCGGAAAATGCAGCCACCAAAGAGGAGTTGCAGTCCGTCATGTCTGGACTTTCTGATGCCCAGTTTCAACAGATTCTACAAATCATGAATGGTCAGAGCCGTGAGGAACAGCCACAGGCCAATGTCGCTAAGACAGGTTTGTCGAACTCTCCCTTGCATCTCCATCGATGGATAATCGATAGTGGTGCAACGGATCACATCACTTCTTCACCCGAATTGCTTACTGGTGGTGTTAAAAATAAGAATATGTCTCCTGTTTTGTTACCCAGTGGAGAGCAAGCCCGCATACTTTCCATTGGCCATGTCCCTCTGAGTTCTACTTTTAAATTGCAAGATGTGTTGTGTGTGCCTACTTTTAAAGTAGATTTGATGTCAGTAAGTCGTATTACGAGTGGCTTACATTGTTCAGTAACTTTTTTTCCTTCCTGGTGTATTATGCAGGACCTAACGACGAGGACGGTGATTGGTTTGGGTAAGCAAAGAGGCGGGCTATACTACTTGGTGGCCTTGGCTCCTGATCAGTCTAAGTTTCCTCGACGGTTCTGCAACCTTGTGCTTTCACCAACGGAGCTCTGGCATCGGCGTTTGGGTCACTTGTCATCCTCTCGTCTAGATTTCATGTCCAAACAGTTGTTACATTTCCCTTTTGCATCTAATAATGCTTGTGATATTTGCCCTTTAGCCAAGCAACATCGATTACCTTTTACTGTTAGTTCAATTTCATCTAATCAACCCTTTGTTTTGATTCATTGTGACATCTGGGGACCTTTTAAAGTTGCATCTACTTCTCGAGCCAAATATTTTTTAACCATTGTCGACGATTATTCTCGCTTTACATGGATTTTTCTTATGCAACACAAACATGACACACAATCTCTTCTcaaggattttttttcttttgttaaaaccCAATTTAATACTTCTATTCGTAATATCCGTGTTGACAATGGTGGGGAATTTCTTTCCCTTCGTGATTTCTTTAAAGATCATGGAGTGATTTACCAACACTCTTGCGTTTATACgcctcaacaaaatggggtcGTCGAACGCAAGCATCGTCATATACTTGAAACTGCTCGTGCCTTACGTTTTCAAGCTAATCTTCCCCTCCATTTTTGGGGTGAATGTGTGCTCACAGCCGTTCATCTCATTAACCGTCTTCCTACACCCATTCTTTCCAAGCAAACACCGTTTGAACGTTTGTATTCTAAACCTCCTACCTTTTCACACCTTAGGGTCTTTGGTTGCCTCGCTTATGCCACTGATGTCAATGTCACTCACAAATTTTCTCCTCGTGcccacaaatgtatttttttggGATATCCCAGTGGTCAGAAAGCCTACAAATTATATAACCTCACCACTCGCCAAATTTTTACCAGTCGTGATGTTGTCTTCCatgaaaatatttttccttTTCACACATCCCCTTCTTCATCTTCCCATCAACCTATGTCTTTCTCCAACCCACTTCTTGAACCTTCTTCACCTGATCCCGTGTTACCCTCGGTCATCCACCCCTCTGACCCTATGCTCTTTGTTGAGCCGACCTCTTTCGCTGATGCCGAGTCTCCCGCGCCTCCTTCTCCTGCCTCGCTACCTGCATCTGCTGTTCCTGACCTCACGCTGTCCGTGTCTGAGCCTGCACCTGCTCCGGCCCCGGTGCTCCGTCGTTCCAGCCGCCATTCTTCTCCGCCACCCAAGTTACGAGATTATGATTGTCCTACTCTCAAGCTTACCCAACCCCATCCTCCATTGTCTTCGTCGTCTGGTCGCACTCCAGGTACACGGTATCCACTCGCTAATTACCTTACTTACCATCGTTTCTCACCCACACAACAATCTTTCCTTGCACATATTACTCGACAGGTTGAACCTCGGAGTTATGAGGAAGCAGCTCGTTTTCCTCATTGGCAAGCTGCCATGGCTTCCGAATTAGCGGCATTGGAAGCCAACTGCACTTGGTCTCTTACTCCCCTTCCCCGTGGCAAAACTCCCATTGGTTGTCGTTGGGTTTACAAGATTAAGCATCGTTCTGATGGCTCCATTGAGCGTTATAAGGCACGTTTAGTTGCCAAGGGCTATACCCAGCTTGAGGGTGTTGATTTCCATGACACGTTTTCTCCCACTGCCAAAATGGTCACTGTTCGCTGTTTGTTGGCTCTTGCTGCTTCTCGGCAGTGGTCTCTTCATCAGTTAGACGTTCACAACGCTTTTCTTCATGGTGACCTTCATGAAGAAATTTATATGACTCTTCCTCCCGGTCTTCGGCGACAGGGGGAGAACTTGGTTTGTCGCCTTAGTAAGTCtttatatggtttgaaacaagccTCTCGACAATGGTTTGCGAAGTTTTCTGAGGCTATTCAATCCGTTGGTTATGTGCAATCCAAGTCCGACTACTCTTTATTTACTCGGAAACAAGGCAAGTCCTTTACAGCTCTcttgatttatgttgatgacattttgATTACGGGAAATGATTCGAGTACTATTGATGCCCTTAAACAATTCCTTAATGGTCGTTTTAAAATCAAGGATCTTGGTGATTTGAAGTACTTTCTTGGGATTGAAGTATCACGTTCTAAGAAAGGGATCTTTATTTCCCAACGGAAATATACTTTAGAAATATTGAAAGAtggaggtcttttgggagctcgcCCCGTCGACTTTCCCATGGAACAGAATCTTAAATTATCAGACAATGGTGCAATCCTTAAAGACCCGGCAAAATATAGAAGATTAGTGGGGCGTCTGATATACCTAACAATCACTAGGCCGGATATAACCTATTCCGTGCATGTGTTGAGTAGGTTTATGCATGAGCCTCGCACACCACACATGGAAGCCGCTCTTCGGATTTTGAAATATATCAAAAATACACCTGGACAAGGTTTGTTCTTCTCTGCGGAAAATGATTTAGTCTTAAATGCATATTGTGACTCGGACTGGGCAGGTTGTCCAACAACACGAAGATCAACTACGGGGTATTGTATTTTTCTGGGCGCTTCATTGGTTTCTTGGAAGTCAAAGAGACAAAAGACTGTGTCTTTGTCATCAGCAGAGGCCGAGTATCGAGCCATGGCTGGAGCTTGTTGTGAATTATCATGGCTACGATGTTTGCTAAAGGACCTAGGTATACTACATCAAAGACCGGCTCTGCTCCATTGTGACAATAAAGCAGCTCTTCACATTGCTGCTAACCCAGTTTTTCATGAGCGAACCAGGCATATAGAAATGGACTGTCACTTCATCCGGGACAAGATACAAGATGGTTCAGTTGTCACGAGATTTGTTCCTTCCTCCAATCAACTTGCAGATGTACTCACGAAGCCATTAGGAAAGGATACTTTCTCAAAGATCATTCACAAGTTGGGAGTTCTCAATATCcactctccaacttgagggggagtgttgagaaGTCAATGATATCATCCCTGATATCTTGGCTTAGTTTTAGGAAACTATTTTGTAAATTGTTTATAATTGATTTGAGAATATCTGTAAAACCTAGAATGTAGGATAGGTTACCTATTTGGTTAGATCTCTCTTTGTATAAAGACTCTAAGAAGCAATAGAAGAAATTAATCTTCTGCAAAATATTTGTGGTACGATTTTACAGAGCGTGTAtggccgttgggcttcacatgtggggCAGCttgctctaataccatgaagaaagtttaggttccaccataaaaccaataggcaatatggggagtagcccaattTACTTATAAACGCATGCAAGGTCCATCCTCTCATCAATGTGGGACGCATTCTCAACACACTGCCATTGACAGATATTAAGGGAGTGAATGTTGATTTCTTGTCATGTAGAATTTTTTTCAATCTTGTTATAGCAAACTGTAAAGAGAAACTACATTGTTAAATAATGTTATTTGTGTATGACTTCTGAGAAAGCTGAATTGAGTAGAAAtattaatttgaaagaaaattaaCTATTGAGTTTGGCCCTCGTTTTCAATTTCCATTTGTGGTTGCAGCTTGTAATGTTATTGTGGGGTTACTTTATGGTAGTCTTTAAAGACCCTGGTTCTGTTCCGGAAAATTGGAAACCTCTTATAGATGAGGAAAATTTGGAGGCTGGTAGTTCTCTGACTTTGTCAGAAAATATCGAACCCGAGGCTTTCACTTCAACACAATCTTCAGGTGGAGGAGAAAGACGACCACAAGTACAGTATTGTAGTCCATGCCAAAATGGCAAGCCACCACGATGCCATCATTGCTCTGTCTGTAAGCAACTTTCTGCTAACGTTGACAATACATATATTGTTTACATTCAGCGATCAGTGAAACTGTCTATTAAgtgataaagaaaataattttgttttcttatatGCTCTGTAGGTCAAAGATGTGTACTTAAGATGGATCACCATTGTGTTTGGGTGGTGAATTGTGTTGGTGCACGCAACTAcaagttttttcttcttttcttggtaATGCCATATTCCTTTTCATATTAATTTACTTGCAGTCACGAAATAAGAACTTTGTGTAGATTGCCTTCCCCACcaaattttttgtcaaaggcGCCAGTCCCACAAAATCTAGGGCTGGGAACTGGAGATGTTTGAGTTTTCTTTGACGTGTGTGTGCGTTGGGGGAAGTGGGGGTGGTATAGAGACATGGGAAATGACAATTGATTATGAAATAAATACCTTCTGGTgtgcaaataaattaaaagtgggGATAATTGGCTATTTTACTCTCCTTTTGTTTTTGCTCACTCTTTCCAGTTTCTGTTTGTGCCTTGAAAGCTTTATACATTTCTGGAAACGACGATGGATACCTTAGTTTTGCTGCCAAATTTTATCGATTTTTTCTCTGAAGCCATGGATCATTCCGAATCTCCTGGCCATCTTGCAGTCGTTTTTTTGGCTTTTGGTAATATTCCACCGAGTAAATCATTGGTTCTGCTTTCATTGTTTACTTGTTTCTTACAGATTGTTTACCATGTTGCAGTACTTAATTTAGCCTTTGCACTGAGTCTTCTTTGTTTTGTCGTTATGCATGCGTCCCTTCTGTCTAGCAACACCACTACAGTTGAGGTAATACACTCAACTGCTACTTCTTTTTACcaattttgagatttatgaaTATTTTTGCAGTTTGCACTTACCATTTGAGACCTGAATTACCTAATGAAGTTTTGTTCATTTGGTTATTACATTCTGCTTGAGTTTCTgtattacttttatgaattctTTTTACATGCATTGTACAATAAGAATTTGCTATAGTTGCCTAAAATGatccaaattttcaaagtaATCTGAATCTACGAGGAATTTTATAATGCCACATATTTATCATGTCTTATTAGATCGTATAATTATATGCCACTATTTGAAACAATGTTTCAGGTTCATGAAAAGAGAGGAGCAATCGGATGGAAGTATGACTTGGGCAGGAAGAAGAATTTTGAGCAggtggtactctctctctctctctctctccccctgtATGTAAGTCCTTCTTCCATCGGAcatttgatgatttttaactcTTTCCCCACCCTGTAGGTTTTCGGCACGAAGAAGGCACTGTGGCTGTTACCACTGTTCTCAAAAGAGGATTTAGACAACGTACCTGCTCTTCGGGGACTGGAATTTCCAACACTTTCAGATACTGATGTTTGATGCTTGGTGAACTCCCATACTTTTACCTCCCACCAGCCGTTTAAATATTTTTACAGACTCATACATACTGGTCGCATTGGGTCTAAAAAGATGTGTTACCCCGTCGCCAATTTAGTCAACTTAGTCTTTTAGTTAGGAGAGGATCTAAATTTGAGTcgtggtttttgttttttatttttatatgttgGCTTCAGACCTAACAGGAAAACTCAGTTTGCAACGCATCAATTGTTCTACAGGTAGTTTTTCTGCTCCATTTTTTGCCCCTCGTCCAAACTATGTGTACCCAATCTCTTGGATACGGGGAAAGAAGCCGTGTTGAAGTAGTCGCGTCAAAGATATTATACTGAAATCTTCATAAATCTATATTGATGTGTAGCTAAGTTTGCTCTACTTCCTCGAACTATTCGTTGCCGGAAATTGTGATTTCCAGTAACTCATTCATAGTGCATGGGATGTTCATGTGCACTTGGGGTGATAATTTGGATGTCCAGTTG
This region of Malus domestica chromosome 07, GDT2T_hap1 genomic DNA includes:
- the LOC103439401 gene encoding probable protein S-acyltransferase 12 isoform X2 — translated: MKINLFRLCSGLKVIGYFMILLVAAIISVSYYAVVVVTWGPKLLYGGVHSFLAFFIIVMFHILLVMLLWGYFMVVFKDPGSVPENWKPLIDEENLEAGSSLTLSENIEPEAFTSTQSSGGGERRPQVQYCSPCQNGKPPRCHHCSVCQRCVLKMDHHCVWVVNCVGARNYKFFLLFLLYTFLETTMDTLVLLPNFIDFFSEAMDHSESPGHLAVVFLAFATPLQLRFMKREEQSDGSMTWAGRRILSRFSARRRHCGCYHCSQKRI
- the LOC103439401 gene encoding probable protein S-acyltransferase 12 isoform X1; amino-acid sequence: MKINLFRLCSGLKVIGYFMILLVAAIISVSYYAVVVVTWGPKLLYGGVHSFLAFFIIVMFHILLVMLLWGYFMVVFKDPGSVPENWKPLIDEENLEAGSSLTLSENIEPEAFTSTQSSGGGERRPQVQYCSPCQNGKPPRCHHCSVCQRCVLKMDHHCVWVVNCVGARNYKFFLLFLLYTFLETTMDTLVLLPNFIDFFSEAMDHSESPGHLAVVFLAFVLNLAFALSLLCFVVMHASLLSSNTTTVEVHEKRGAIGWKYDLGRKKNFEQVFGTKKALWLLPLFSKEDLDNVPALRGLEFPTLSDTDV